One region of Chryseobacterium sp. C-71 genomic DNA includes:
- the atpD gene encoding F0F1 ATP synthase subunit beta has protein sequence MANQIKGKISQIIGPVIDVVFNNVEAIPSIYDALEIIKGNGEKVVLEVEQHIGEDTVRCIAMDATDGLQRGQEVIGYGNPIMMPIGEAVNGRLFNVVGDAIDGLQNISKEGGLPIHRPAPKFDQLSTSAEVLFTGIKVIDLVEPYAKGGKIGLFGGAGVGKTVLIQELINNIAKGHGGLSVFAGVGERTREGNDLLREMLESGIIKYGDDFMHSMENGGWDLSKVDLEVMKESKAAFVFGQMNEPPGARARVALSGLTLAEYYRDGGETGQGRDVLFFVDNIFRFTQAGSEVSALLGRMPSAVGYQPTLASEMGAMQERITSTKNGSITSVQAVYVPADDLTDPAPATTFAHLDATTVLDRKIASLGIYPAVDPLASTSRILAPEIIGEEHYNCAQRVKEILQRYKALQDIIAILGMEELSEEDKSVVYRARKVQRFLSQPFHVAEQFTGIPGSLVDIKDTIKGFNMIMDGELDHLPEAAFNLKGTIEEAIEAGQKMLADNA, from the coding sequence ATGGCAAACCAAATTAAAGGAAAAATTTCTCAAATTATTGGTCCTGTAATCGACGTAGTTTTTAATAATGTGGAAGCAATTCCTAGTATTTATGATGCGTTAGAGATTATCAAAGGGAACGGTGAAAAAGTAGTCTTAGAGGTAGAACAACATATTGGTGAAGATACAGTAAGATGTATCGCAATGGATGCTACAGACGGTCTTCAAAGAGGGCAGGAAGTTATAGGATATGGTAATCCTATCATGATGCCAATCGGTGAAGCTGTAAACGGAAGACTATTCAACGTTGTTGGGGATGCTATCGACGGGCTTCAAAATATTTCTAAGGAAGGTGGTCTTCCAATTCACAGACCAGCTCCGAAATTTGATCAACTTTCAACTTCTGCAGAAGTTTTATTCACAGGTATTAAAGTAATCGACTTAGTTGAGCCTTACGCAAAAGGAGGTAAAATTGGTTTGTTCGGTGGTGCTGGTGTTGGTAAAACAGTATTGATTCAGGAGTTGATTAACAATATTGCAAAAGGACACGGTGGTCTTTCTGTTTTTGCCGGAGTAGGTGAAAGAACGAGAGAAGGAAATGACCTTTTGAGAGAGATGCTAGAATCAGGTATTATTAAATACGGTGATGATTTTATGCACTCAATGGAAAACGGTGGTTGGGATCTTTCTAAAGTTGACCTAGAGGTTATGAAAGAATCTAAAGCTGCTTTCGTTTTCGGACAGATGAATGAGCCGCCAGGAGCAAGAGCTAGAGTAGCACTTTCTGGTCTTACATTAGCTGAGTACTACAGAGACGGTGGAGAAACAGGACAAGGTAGAGACGTATTGTTCTTCGTAGACAACATCTTCCGTTTTACACAGGCTGGTTCTGAGGTATCTGCACTATTGGGTCGTATGCCATCTGCGGTAGGTTACCAACCAACATTGGCATCTGAAATGGGTGCGATGCAGGAAAGAATTACTTCAACTAAAAATGGTTCAATTACTTCAGTACAAGCGGTTTACGTGCCTGCGGATGATTTAACTGACCCGGCTCCTGCTACAACGTTTGCTCACCTTGATGCAACAACTGTACTAGATAGAAAAATTGCTTCATTAGGTATTTACCCAGCAGTAGATCCATTGGCTTCTACGTCAAGAATCTTGGCTCCGGAAATTATCGGTGAAGAACATTATAACTGTGCTCAGAGAGTGAAAGAAATTCTTCAGAGATACAAAGCTCTTCAAGATATCATCGCAATCTTAGGTATGGAAGAACTTTCTGAAGAAGATAAATCTGTAGTGTACAGAGCTAGAAAAGTTCAGAGATTCTTGTCTCAACCTTTCCACGTAGCAGAACAGTTTACTGGTATTCCGGGATCATTGGTAGACATCAAAGATACCATCAAAGGATTCAACATGATTATGGATGGTGAATTAGATCACTTACCGGAAGCTGCTTTCAACTTGAAAGGAACTATCGAAGAGGCGATCGAAGCTGGACAAAAAATGTTAGCTGATAACGCATAA
- a CDS encoding bifunctional riboflavin kinase/FAD synthetase yields MNIFKNFKDYHSEKPLALSLGMFDGVHLGHKYIIDELKKVGSENNLETAILTFWPHPRFVFNPNEDLKLLNTIEEKKFLMEKYTINNLFVKEFDDEFRNLTGEEFVRQILIEKLNVKYLIIGYDHSFGKNKSGNFELLQKMSTELDFEVEQMEAINIHENNISSTKIRNALLAGNIKEANEMLGYSYSISGTVVHGKKLGRTIGYPTANISTESIKLLPKKGAYIVEVFIKDQLYKGMLSVGTNPTVNGEKLTIEVYILDFEGDIYDENITVKFRDFLHEEIKFEGLDKLIERLDEDKRLTEEFLF; encoded by the coding sequence TTGAATATCTTCAAGAATTTTAAAGATTACCACTCAGAAAAGCCTTTAGCATTGTCTTTAGGGATGTTTGACGGTGTGCATCTTGGCCATAAGTACATTATCGACGAGCTGAAAAAAGTGGGTTCTGAGAATAATTTAGAGACTGCAATCCTTACTTTCTGGCCGCATCCGAGGTTTGTTTTTAATCCAAATGAAGATTTAAAACTTCTCAACACGATTGAGGAAAAGAAATTTCTGATGGAAAAATATACCATCAATAATTTATTTGTAAAAGAATTTGATGATGAATTCAGAAATCTTACCGGAGAAGAATTTGTACGTCAGATTTTAATTGAGAAATTAAATGTAAAATATCTGATCATCGGTTACGACCATTCTTTCGGCAAAAATAAAAGCGGAAATTTTGAATTGCTTCAAAAAATGTCAACAGAACTAGATTTTGAGGTCGAACAAATGGAAGCCATCAATATTCATGAGAATAATATCAGTTCTACCAAGATAAGAAATGCACTTTTAGCAGGAAATATTAAAGAAGCCAACGAAATGTTGGGTTACTCCTACTCTATCTCTGGAACGGTGGTTCATGGGAAGAAATTAGGCAGAACTATCGGCTATCCAACGGCTAATATTTCGACAGAATCCATTAAACTTTTACCTAAAAAAGGTGCTTATATAGTTGAAGTTTTTATAAAAGATCAACTATATAAAGGAATGTTGAGCGTCGGAACAAACCCAACCGTTAATGGAGAAAAACTAACTATTGAAGTTTATATTCTTGATTTTGAGGGAGATATTTATGATGAAAACATCACTGTGAAATTCAGAGATTTTCTGCATGAGGAAATCAAATTTGAAGGTTTGGATAAATTGATTGAAAGATTGGATGAGGATAAAAGATTGACGGAAGAGTTTCTTTTTTAG
- a CDS encoding GLPGLI family protein: protein MYYHKKLFHLLVLFCSVLISAHSNKKDTLRGEFTYLLKAKFDTRNDLRAEEFFSLQVGDNRAFFADVISLKGDSVMANSRTRTQNSDGSTTVGWKKGIVIPKTNFNFTIIQSNKNIQYFDYAGMSLLTYKESVINNWKLVDEVKVINTINCKKAEVTFKGRNWIAWYSPEIPFPYGPMKFSGLPGLIIKIMDDKGDFDFELVRSVSDSKLKGKLVNIKKSRYTEAIETTQPKLKQAQRNARANLAAELASYGTTILEGKEMLRQREKEREKAIEENKKYANPLELEN, encoded by the coding sequence ATGTATTATCATAAAAAACTATTTCATCTGTTAGTTTTATTTTGTAGTGTTTTAATATCTGCTCACTCGAACAAAAAAGATACATTGCGTGGTGAGTTTACTTATCTGTTAAAAGCTAAATTCGACACACGAAATGATCTTAGAGCTGAAGAATTTTTTTCATTACAAGTAGGCGATAATCGTGCATTTTTTGCAGATGTTATATCTCTGAAAGGCGATTCGGTAATGGCTAATTCTAGAACACGAACCCAGAATTCCGATGGTAGTACAACTGTTGGTTGGAAAAAAGGGATAGTGATTCCAAAAACGAATTTTAACTTTACCATCATACAATCAAATAAAAATATACAGTATTTTGATTATGCAGGAATGTCATTACTCACCTATAAAGAATCGGTAATAAACAATTGGAAACTTGTAGATGAAGTTAAAGTAATCAATACCATCAATTGTAAAAAAGCGGAAGTTACCTTTAAAGGAAGAAACTGGATTGCATGGTATTCCCCCGAAATTCCGTTTCCTTACGGTCCTATGAAATTTAGCGGATTACCGGGATTAATTATAAAAATCATGGATGATAAAGGAGATTTTGACTTCGAATTGGTAAGATCTGTATCTGATTCTAAATTAAAAGGAAAATTGGTTAACATTAAGAAAAGCAGATATACTGAAGCGATAGAAACTACACAGCCCAAACTTAAACAGGCACAAAGAAATGCAAGAGCTAATTTGGCTGCTGAACTTGCAAGCTATGGAACTACCATTCTAGAAGGAAAAGAAATGTTAAGACAAAGAGAAAAAGAAAGAGAAAAGGCAATAGAAGAAAATAAAAAATATGCAAATCCGTTAGAATTAGAAAACTAA
- a CDS encoding bacteriocin-like protein yields MKNFKKLSRNDLKTVKAGERQTWFVETSCGVSAMTTQDWTYQQVDEWEAKLEAYYCPKPVYSGNDAIHLA; encoded by the coding sequence ATGAAAAATTTTAAAAAATTATCTCGAAATGATCTTAAAACAGTAAAGGCAGGCGAGAGACAAACATGGTTTGTAGAAACCTCTTGTGGAGTATCTGCTATGACTACCCAAGACTGGACTTATCAACAAGTTGACGAATGGGAAGCAAAACTTGAAGCATATTACTGTCCGAAACCAGTTTACAGTGGTAATGATGCTATACATCTTGCTTAA
- a CDS encoding MmcQ/YjbR family DNA-binding protein, translated as MDANEILDYCLSKKGVTETFPFDNETLVMKVATKMFLLMSLEKQPLTIAVKTDPEWSAELREQHPQITGAFHMNKTHWNSVAIDGLKKQLILKLIDHSYDLVFKSLTKKSKEEIENS; from the coding sequence ATGGATGCCAACGAAATTTTAGATTATTGCTTATCCAAAAAAGGAGTTACCGAAACTTTTCCTTTTGATAATGAAACGCTTGTGATGAAAGTAGCCACAAAAATGTTTTTGTTGATGTCTTTAGAAAAACAACCTTTGACAATCGCAGTAAAAACCGATCCCGAATGGAGTGCAGAACTTCGTGAGCAACATCCGCAGATTACCGGAGCCTTTCACATGAATAAAACGCATTGGAACTCAGTCGCAATTGATGGTTTGAAAAAACAGTTAATTTTAAAATTGATCGATCATTCTTATGATTTGGTTTTTAAATCTTTAACGAAAAAATCGAAAGAGGAGATTGAGAATTCTTAA
- a CDS encoding NAD(P)H-binding protein: protein MKALVIGATGATGKDLVKQLLSDKDFEQVDVFVRKPLTIQNEKLKTHIVDFEKPEEWKDSVKGDVAFSCLGTTLKDAGSKEAQRKVDYDYQFQFAKAAKDNNVEDYILVSAYGANPQSKIFYSKMKGELEDAVRKLHFNKITIFKPGMLERKDSERSGEVLGSRIIKFANKLGLFESQKPLPTNVLAKAMINSSKIKSNGYSSIKLGNIFGFAEKSNE, encoded by the coding sequence ATGAAAGCTTTGGTCATTGGTGCAACAGGCGCTACAGGAAAAGATTTGGTTAAACAGTTATTGAGCGATAAAGATTTCGAGCAGGTAGATGTTTTTGTACGTAAACCATTAACTATTCAAAACGAAAAACTGAAAACCCACATTGTTGATTTTGAAAAGCCTGAAGAATGGAAAGATTCAGTAAAAGGTGATGTTGCTTTTTCATGTCTGGGAACTACGCTCAAAGATGCCGGAAGTAAAGAAGCACAGAGAAAAGTTGATTATGACTATCAGTTTCAGTTTGCGAAAGCTGCCAAAGATAATAATGTGGAAGATTATATTTTAGTTTCCGCATACGGAGCCAATCCTCAATCGAAAATTTTCTATTCTAAAATGAAGGGCGAATTAGAAGATGCGGTGAGAAAACTACATTTTAATAAAATAACTATTTTCAAACCAGGAATGCTTGAAAGAAAAGATTCTGAAAGATCCGGCGAAGTTTTAGGCAGTAGAATTATCAAATTTGCCAATAAACTCGGTCTTTTTGAAAGTCAGAAACCTCTGCCTACAAATGTTTTAGCTAAGGCAATGATTAATTCGAGCAAGATAAAAAGTAACGGTTACTCAAGTATTAAATTGGGAAATATTTTTGGCTTTGCAGAGAAAAGTAATGAATAA
- a CDS encoding glutathione peroxidase, with product MKKIFLILLSFVAFFNSCAQKKTDVSKAKSKELMGKTIYDYKVEALEEGKEINFADFKGKKILIVNTASECGFTPQYADLEKLSNEYKDKLVVIGFPANNFGGQEPGSNVEIGAFCQKNYGVTFPLAAKVSVKGDDIAPIFKYLTEKELNGVKNTSILWNFTKFLVDENGKLVDSFISTTKPTDEAITKYLK from the coding sequence ATGAAAAAAATCTTTTTAATATTACTTTCTTTCGTAGCATTTTTTAACAGCTGCGCTCAGAAAAAGACCGACGTTTCTAAAGCTAAAAGTAAAGAACTTATGGGAAAAACAATATACGATTACAAAGTAGAAGCTCTTGAAGAAGGGAAAGAAATCAATTTTGCTGACTTCAAAGGAAAGAAAATTCTTATCGTGAATACAGCTTCAGAATGTGGTTTCACGCCTCAATATGCTGATCTTGAAAAATTATCGAACGAATATAAAGATAAGTTAGTTGTTATAGGATTTCCTGCCAACAATTTTGGCGGACAGGAACCTGGTTCAAACGTTGAGATCGGAGCATTTTGCCAGAAAAATTATGGCGTAACATTTCCATTAGCTGCAAAAGTTTCTGTAAAAGGAGATGACATCGCACCAATTTTTAAATATCTGACCGAAAAAGAATTGAATGGAGTAAAAAACACAAGCATTCTTTGGAATTTCACTAAATTTTTGGTTGATGAAAACGGTAAGTTAGTAGATTCATTTATCAGTACCACAAAACCTACTGATGAAGCGATTACGAAGTATTTGAAATAA
- a CDS encoding outer membrane lipoprotein-sorting protein, with product MKKLLLVFVLIFSQLSFAQTAKEIIDKNIELSGGLTSWKLLNSVLLQGKVILGIKDEYPIKIYQQRPNLTKTVLTINGKDTAIEGYDGTKGYAMNYAANKLQVYAEYVPESFDNDFIDWENKGFEAKYLGKEKVGDIYCHKVELTKNVNKNLYYFDTKSFMLLKEVKKEETLNYSDYKKVGNLVMPFRIESASTKKDGDYVMLLNKVEINKVFPANIFKF from the coding sequence ATGAAGAAATTACTTTTAGTATTCGTCCTTATATTTTCGCAACTATCTTTCGCTCAGACCGCTAAAGAAATTATTGATAAAAACATTGAATTATCCGGAGGACTAACGAGCTGGAAGCTTTTAAATTCAGTATTACTTCAGGGAAAAGTAATCTTGGGAATTAAAGATGAATATCCTATTAAGATATATCAGCAAAGACCTAATTTAACCAAAACGGTTCTTACAATCAACGGAAAAGATACCGCAATTGAAGGCTACGACGGAACTAAAGGGTATGCAATGAATTACGCAGCCAATAAACTTCAGGTCTACGCAGAATATGTTCCGGAAAGTTTTGATAATGATTTTATCGACTGGGAGAACAAAGGATTTGAAGCTAAATATTTAGGCAAAGAAAAAGTAGGAGATATCTACTGTCATAAGGTGGAACTTACAAAAAATGTAAATAAAAATCTGTATTATTTTGATACCAAATCTTTTATGCTTTTAAAAGAAGTGAAAAAAGAAGAAACATTAAATTATTCAGATTATAAAAAAGTAGGTAACTTGGTTATGCCGTTCAGAATAGAATCTGCAAGCACAAAAAAAGACGGAGACTACGTCATGCTTCTGAACAAAGTGGAAATAAATAAAGTATTTCCTGCCAATATTTTTAAATTTTAA
- the kdsB gene encoding 3-deoxy-manno-octulosonate cytidylyltransferase codes for MKIIAVIPARYEASRFPAKLMQILGKKTVITTTYQNVVETGLFDEVFVATDSEIIFNEIENNGGKAVMTGQHETGSDRIAEAVQNIDCDIVINVQGDEPFLKLEPLKQLIQVFKEDENQEISLASLKIKLHEKEEIENPNNVKVITDNNGFALYFSRSVIPFHREVSYDVDYFKHIGVYAFRKHALLQFSKLEMKPLEISEKIECIRYLEYGMKIKLIETNFIGVGIDTPEDLEKARKLI; via the coding sequence ATGAAAATTATCGCTGTTATTCCTGCGCGTTACGAAGCCAGCCGTTTTCCCGCAAAACTGATGCAGATTTTGGGTAAAAAAACAGTCATTACAACAACCTATCAAAATGTTGTAGAAACTGGGCTTTTTGATGAAGTTTTTGTGGCAACAGATTCAGAAATTATTTTTAACGAGATTGAAAATAACGGCGGAAAAGCTGTAATGACGGGACAACACGAAACGGGAAGCGACCGAATTGCAGAAGCTGTACAGAATATCGACTGTGATATTGTGATCAACGTTCAGGGAGACGAGCCGTTTTTAAAATTAGAACCTTTAAAGCAACTGATTCAGGTTTTTAAAGAAGATGAAAATCAGGAAATTTCCTTAGCTTCGTTAAAAATAAAACTTCACGAAAAAGAAGAAATTGAAAACCCGAATAATGTAAAGGTAATTACTGATAACAATGGTTTTGCACTGTATTTCAGTCGTTCGGTAATTCCTTTTCACAGAGAAGTTTCTTATGATGTTGATTATTTTAAGCACATTGGAGTTTACGCTTTCAGAAAACATGCTTTGCTTCAGTTTTCAAAACTGGAAATGAAACCTCTTGAAATTTCTGAAAAAATAGAATGCATACGTTACCTGGAATATGGGATGAAAATCAAACTGATAGAAACCAATTTCATTGGAGTCGGGATTGATACACCGGAAGATTTGGAAAAGGCGAGAAAATTAATTTGA
- a CDS encoding pyridoxal phosphate-dependent aminotransferase produces the protein MKVSKLAANLIGSEIVKIGNEVNDLKAKGAEIANLTIGDLNSNLYPIPAELKEEIQKAYQNNLTNYPPANGLLSLRNEVSKDLKTRWNLDYSANDILITAGSRPLIYAVYKVIVDEGDKVIYPTPSWNNNHYAYLTSADAIEVKTTPENNFLPTADDLRPHLSGAVLLALCSPLNPTGTMFTEAQLREICEMILEENSKRGADEKPLYLMYDQIYSNLTFGAKHVDPVSLFPEMREFTIYIEGISKCLAATGVRVGWGFGPANVIDKMKALLTHVGAWAPKPEQEATAKYFQNADNVNTFINDFKRKLEASLKVLHNGIQDLKAKGLAVESIEPMGALYLTIKLDYIGKTKPDGTVIENSSDLVFYLINDAGVALVPFSAFGEAKSEPWFRASVGGLDITEIEVMMPKLENALNNLK, from the coding sequence GTGAAAGTTTCAAAATTAGCAGCGAACCTCATTGGTTCTGAAATTGTAAAAATTGGTAACGAAGTAAATGATTTAAAGGCGAAAGGAGCAGAGATTGCTAATCTTACGATTGGTGATTTGAATTCTAATCTTTACCCGATTCCTGCAGAATTAAAAGAAGAAATTCAGAAAGCGTATCAGAATAATTTAACCAATTATCCGCCTGCAAACGGATTATTGTCTTTGAGAAATGAAGTTTCAAAAGACTTGAAAACAAGATGGAATTTAGATTATTCAGCGAATGATATTTTAATTACAGCAGGTTCAAGACCGTTGATTTATGCGGTTTATAAAGTAATTGTTGACGAAGGCGATAAGGTAATTTATCCTACACCTTCTTGGAACAACAATCATTACGCATATCTTACTTCTGCTGATGCAATTGAGGTGAAGACAACTCCAGAAAACAATTTCTTACCGACTGCTGATGATTTGAGACCTCACTTAAGCGGAGCTGTTCTTTTAGCACTTTGTTCGCCATTAAATCCTACAGGAACTATGTTCACGGAAGCTCAATTGAGAGAAATCTGTGAAATGATTTTGGAGGAAAACAGCAAAAGAGGTGCAGACGAAAAGCCGTTATATTTAATGTATGATCAGATTTATTCTAATCTTACTTTCGGTGCAAAACACGTTGATCCGGTTTCTCTTTTCCCTGAAATGAGAGAATTTACAATTTATATCGAAGGTATTTCTAAATGTCTGGCAGCGACTGGAGTTCGTGTTGGTTGGGGATTTGGTCCTGCCAACGTAATTGATAAGATGAAGGCTTTGTTGACTCACGTTGGAGCTTGGGCACCAAAACCGGAGCAGGAAGCAACGGCAAAATATTTCCAGAATGCTGATAATGTAAACACATTCATCAATGATTTTAAAAGAAAACTGGAAGCGAGTCTGAAAGTTCTTCACAACGGAATTCAGGATTTAAAAGCTAAAGGTTTAGCAGTAGAAAGCATCGAACCGATGGGAGCGCTTTATCTGACCATAAAATTAGATTACATCGGAAAAACAAAACCTGACGGAACGGTCATTGAAAATTCTTCAGACTTAGTTTTCTATTTAATCAATGATGCAGGAGTTGCTTTAGTTCCTTTCTCAGCATTTGGAGAGGCTAAATCTGAGCCTTGGTTCAGAGCTTCTGTTGGAGGTTTAGATATCACTGAAATTGAAGTAATGATGCCAAAATTAGAGAATGCTTTAAATAATTTGAAATAA
- a CDS encoding phospho-sugar mutase, protein MTTLEKAKLWLSDTFDKETKDAVQLLIDSNSPDLEDSFYRELEFGTGGMRGIMGVGTNRLNKYTLGQATQGLANYMLQQFQGEEISVAIAYDVRNNSKEFGKLVADVLTANGIKVLLFKNHRPTPELSFTVRDRKCNGGIVLTASHNPPEYNGYKVYWNDGAQIVPPHDEAIINEVYSVKFEEIKFNGNDDLIEWIGEEQDDVYIDACIENSTYQDVEKGNLNIVFTSIHGTTYTTVPQALKKAGFKKIDLVKEQMIPSGNFPTVDSPNPEEPAALEMAMDLAKITNADIVIGTDPDGDRLGIAVRNLEGEIQLLNGNQCNTILTYYILDQWKKQGKITGKEFIGSTIVTSDIFFDIAEKFGVDCKVGLTGFKWIGKMIRDFEGQEKFICGGEESFGFMTGDFVRDKDSCGSIILACEIAAWCKANGRTMYEYLIEIYQETGMYYEGLINIVKKGRDGAEEIQNMMKNFRENPPKSLAGSLVEEVKDFKEQTNFVVSENQKHVMDDIPKSNVLIYYTQDGTKVCVRPSGTEPKIKFYVSVKQNLNSKEDFESTLKSLEQKIEEVRKDLQLN, encoded by the coding sequence ATGACAACATTAGAAAAAGCAAAGCTTTGGTTAAGCGATACCTTCGATAAGGAAACAAAAGATGCTGTTCAATTATTAATTGACAGCAATTCTCCGGATTTGGAAGATTCTTTTTACAGAGAATTAGAATTCGGAACAGGAGGAATGAGAGGAATTATGGGTGTTGGAACCAATCGTTTAAATAAATACACGTTAGGTCAAGCAACACAGGGACTTGCGAATTATATGCTACAGCAATTTCAAGGTGAGGAAATTAGCGTTGCAATTGCTTATGATGTAAGAAATAACTCAAAGGAATTTGGGAAATTGGTTGCTGATGTTTTAACAGCAAACGGAATTAAAGTTTTGCTTTTCAAAAACCACAGACCAACTCCGGAATTGTCTTTTACTGTTCGTGACAGAAAATGCAACGGAGGAATTGTGTTGACAGCTTCACACAATCCGCCAGAATATAATGGGTATAAAGTTTATTGGAATGACGGTGCACAGATAGTTCCGCCACATGATGAGGCGATTATCAATGAAGTATATTCTGTGAAATTTGAAGAAATTAAATTTAACGGAAATGATGATTTAATCGAATGGATCGGAGAGGAGCAGGATGATGTTTACATTGATGCCTGTATCGAAAATTCAACTTACCAAGATGTTGAAAAAGGAAATTTAAATATCGTTTTCACATCAATTCACGGAACGACCTATACTACAGTTCCTCAAGCTTTGAAAAAAGCAGGTTTTAAGAAAATTGACTTGGTTAAAGAACAGATGATTCCAAGTGGAAATTTCCCGACGGTAGATTCTCCGAATCCGGAAGAGCCTGCAGCTTTGGAAATGGCAATGGATTTAGCTAAAATCACCAATGCAGATATCGTCATCGGAACAGATCCTGATGGTGACAGATTAGGAATTGCGGTGAGAAATCTGGAAGGTGAAATTCAGTTATTGAATGGAAATCAATGTAATACCATTTTAACTTATTATATTTTAGACCAATGGAAAAAACAAGGAAAAATTACAGGAAAAGAATTCATCGGTTCTACGATTGTAACTTCAGATATTTTCTTTGATATTGCTGAAAAATTCGGTGTTGACTGTAAAGTTGGATTAACAGGTTTCAAATGGATCGGAAAAATGATTCGTGATTTTGAAGGTCAGGAAAAATTCATTTGTGGTGGTGAAGAAAGTTTCGGATTTATGACGGGAGATTTCGTTCGCGATAAAGATTCTTGTGGAAGCATTATTTTGGCTTGTGAAATTGCAGCTTGGTGCAAAGCCAACGGAAGAACGATGTACGAATACCTTATTGAAATTTATCAGGAAACCGGAATGTATTACGAAGGTTTAATTAATATCGTTAAAAAAGGTAGAGACGGAGCAGAAGAAATTCAGAATATGATGAAGAATTTCCGTGAAAATCCTCCGAAATCTTTGGCTGGTTCATTGGTTGAAGAAGTAAAAGATTTTAAGGAGCAAACCAATTTTGTAGTTTCTGAAAATCAGAAACACGTAATGGATGATATTCCAAAATCAAATGTTTTAATTTATTACACACAGGACGGCACAAAAGTTTGCGTAAGACCTTCAGGAACAGAACCAAAAATCAAATTTTACGTTTCTGTGAAACAAAATTTAAACTCAAAAGAAGATTTTGAATCAACTCTAAAATCTTTAGAACAAAAAATAGAAGAAGTAAGAAAAGATCTTCAGTTAAATTAA
- a CDS encoding four helix bundle protein: protein MSFKFEKLIIWQKSMDFGESIYKITFNFPKDEAFNLTSQIRRASDSIALNISEGSILQSKLEFRKFLGYSIRSLAEVVTCLYKAKNRKYISEEEFNKLYNESYSLMNQIIAFRNQIKE from the coding sequence ATGAGTTTTAAATTTGAAAAGTTAATTATTTGGCAGAAATCTATGGATTTTGGAGAAAGTATTTATAAAATAACTTTTAATTTTCCAAAAGATGAAGCTTTTAATTTAACTTCTCAAATCAGAAGAGCTTCTGATTCTATTGCATTAAATATTTCTGAAGGAAGTATTTTGCAATCTAAATTAGAGTTTAGAAAATTTTTAGGTTATTCAATAAGATCATTAGCTGAAGTAGTTACTTGCCTTTACAAAGCAAAAAACAGAAAATATATTTCAGAAGAAGAGTTTAATAAATTATATAATGAAAGCTACAGCTTAATGAATCAAATCATAGCTTTCAGAAATCAAATAAAAGAATAA
- a CDS encoding GIN domain-containing protein — MKKIFYVLSFLALVSCGKISPKGNLEKKEIDVEEFVNLDLDGKFRVFYARGPKNFVEIETYPNIADNLDVDVDDKTLSIKEGRRTKGVDFYNVTIYSKYNLEKVSLSDSVEMNISSEIKTDNFRLNLKNNATFMGSVNTRRAEVEMLNRSRANFLGETKDAVIKISDTASLIAPYWKITNLNLDSQNGNYAEVNVKDSLKGTVKNTAKFVYYNDPIRVFKVDKTTRVENKKLD, encoded by the coding sequence ATGAAAAAGATTTTTTATGTACTTTCATTTTTAGCTTTGGTTTCCTGCGGAAAAATTTCTCCAAAAGGCAACTTAGAAAAAAAGGAAATTGATGTCGAAGAATTTGTCAATTTAGATTTAGACGGAAAATTCCGTGTATTTTATGCACGAGGTCCTAAAAATTTTGTTGAAATAGAAACCTATCCCAATATTGCTGATAATCTGGATGTTGACGTAGATGATAAAACTCTTTCTATCAAAGAAGGCAGAAGAACAAAAGGGGTAGATTTCTACAATGTGACGATTTATTCTAAGTACAACTTGGAAAAAGTTTCTCTTTCAGATTCTGTTGAAATGAATATCTCCAGCGAAATTAAAACCGATAATTTTAGACTCAATTTAAAAAATAATGCTACTTTTATGGGTTCAGTAAACACAAGAAGAGCAGAAGTGGAAATGCTGAACCGAAGCCGCGCCAATTTTTTGGGTGAAACCAAAGATGCAGTGATAAAGATCTCAGATACAGCAAGTTTGATTGCTCCGTATTGGAAAATAACCAATCTTAATCTGGATTCTCAAAATGGAAATTATGCTGAAGTTAACGTTAAAGATTCACTCAAAGGAACTGTGAAGAATACTGCGAAATTTGTTTATTACAATGATCCGATCAGAGTTTTTAAAGTTGATAAGACGACGAGAGTAGAAAACAAGAAATTAGATTAG